DNA sequence from the Tenacibaculum mesophilum genome:
TTATTTAATAAAAAGGCTTTGTATCGTTCTAATTCAGACGCTGTAAAGCCATGTTTTTTTGCACGTTCGCTTTCTGTAAACAACGCATCAATACCTTCTTCAATTCTTTCTTCCTTAAGCTTGGCTCTTAAAAAATAACTATCCATGTTACCTAAAAAACTCCCTATACCAGCAGAAGTTCCTAGAAAAGGCGCATTAGGCTGTAAGCTGATTTCATTTAACCTCTGACGCAACATCCCCGTGTACAAACGTTTTAAAACCTCTTGTCGATAATCCTTTAAGGTTTGTACTTCAGTTTCTTCTTTTTTAATATATATAGAAGCTTCTACACCTGTAGCCTCTTTATCTCTAACTACAGCAACTACGGGTGCTTTATTTTCTGGTATTTTATAGTATACTCTTTTTTTAGGTTTTTTTACAGGCTCCATACTACTAAACAGTTCTTTTACTTTTTCTTCAGTTTCAAGCACATCAAAATCACCAACCAATACCAGTGCCATTAAATCTGGACGGTACCAATCTCTATAAAAACGTTTCATGGCATCGTACTCGGAATTCATAATAACGTCCAACTTACCAATAGGCAATCGTTCTGCATATCTAGAATTATTAGTAATAAGTGGAATAGACTTGTAATACATACGTGCCCTTGCTCCATTTCTAGCTCTAAGTTCTTCTGCAATGATGCCTCTTTCGTTATCAATCTCTTCATCTTCAAAAGTAATACCGTCTGCCCAATCGCGTAACACCTTTAAACTGGTATTAAAGATTTCCTCATCTGTCGGCACTGATAGTTTATAAACGGTTTCATCAAAACCAGTGTGAGCATTCAAATCTGCCCCAAACTCAACACCCAAACTTTGTAAATAATCAATCAGTTTGTTCTTTTCAAAACTCTTGGTACCGTTAAATGCCATATGTTCTACGAAGTGAGCAAGCCCAAGCTGATCCTCGTCTTCTAAAATAGAACCCGCCTTTAGCACCAAACGCAATTCTGCCTTGTTTTTTGGTTTAGCATTATGCTTTATATAATAGGTTAAACCATTGTCTAACTTTCCTATTTTAATTGTCGGATCTATAGGAATCTCTTTGTTTAAATTTTTAATTTGTGCAACGCTGTTAAAACTGAAAAACAGTATGATTGCCGTTAATATTATCGTTATTTTTTTCATTTTTTATATTTATATTTATGTTTAGCTTTATTTCTTTGAAAAAGAATAGCTATCCTTATCTTGTATTTTAGTTCTGGTAATATTATTTTTTAGTTGAAAGTAAAACACATAACCTATTAAAGAAATCATGAGTATTATTATAAGCCAAGCAAGTTTGAAGCTTAGATTTCTATCCCTTGACTCATAAAAAATCTTTTAGAATTCAAATCTGGAGAGCTAATAATAGCTCTATAAATATTTTGTACATCATACAAAATTTAAAGTAGCGCCCAAAGCCTTAGGGGGAAATCTTAAGGCACTACTAAAAATAACTAACTCTAATAATTCATTTTTTAAATACCTTCATAGCCAGGGTTCTGATCTGCCAGAGTAAGCGCCCCGTTACCATTAATTTCTTCTTCAGGAATTGGTAAGATGTATTGGTTAGAACTTGTGATGGAAGCTTTTAAGGTCATTGCTTTATCAAAACGAATAGCAGCAAACCATTCAGCACCATTTTCAAAGGCAAGCTCTCTGGTTATTTCATTAAAAATATCATCTTTCAACTCATCTAAAGTTGTAGCTGATGTATCACCAATACCCGCACGATTTCTTATTATATTTAATGGCGCACTTGCATCTTGTAGCGTAGCTCCACTAAATGCTAACCCTTCAGCTTTTATTAAGTACATTTCGGCTAAACGTAAAAAGTAAGTTGGTCTAAAAACATCTGCATTATTAGTTTTTAAAACAGTGGTGCCATCGTAGGTAAATGGTTGTCTTGGATCTGTATCCATTAAAGTAGCAAACCATGTGTTGTTTGACGTTCTACCTGGGTAAAAGCGTTTTCGATTATTATCCTCTGTGTCTGAGTTTTCATCTCTATAAGTCATAAAAATCATTTCAGATGAATTTAAACCTTTACTAAAAACACTTTCAAAATCTGGCTCTAAACCAGTAGTACCATCATTAATAACCTCATCTGCTAAAGTAGCAGCTTCTAAATATTTTCCTTGATACAACAATACTTTTGCTTTTAAGGCTTTAGCTGCAGTTTTTGATGCGTAATAACTTACCGAATAGTTTGGTGCATCGGCAATTGCAGCATCTAAATCTGCTAAAATTTGAGTATAGCATTCAGCTACTGTACTTCTGGACTTATCTCTAGTAACAAAGTTAGATGGTTCTGTACGTAATATAATTCCTAAATTACTATTATCATCAAAAAATTGACCGAAATACCTTAAAGCATCAAAGGTTGTCATCGCTCTTAAAAAAAGAGCCTCTCCAATAATCTCTTCTCTAGATGTTTCTGAAATCAAGCCACCTGAAAGCTCTGTGGTTTGCAAAATAGTATTATTGGCTACATCCATAACCTTATAAAACATCATCCAAAAGTCTCTAATATAAATATTATCAAACTGTACATTATTGTTTGCAAATTCCCCATGAGCTGCCCCAAAACCAGATTGATTCATTGTACCTATCATAGCACTTGGTATGAGTTCTGAAAACATATAATATTTATCGTTAACTCTTGATGTGATTGTAGTGTAGGCTCCATTTAATAATGCTCTGGCATCTGCTTCACTTTTCACTACATTCTCTGCAACTAAATTATTTGGCGGATCATTTTCTAATACATCTACTAATTCACAAGAATACATTATAAATAATGTAACTATATAAGCTGTTATTTTTCTCATAATTATAATTCTTTAAAACCCTATTCTTACACCTGTAGTAAATACTTTTGCAATAGGAAAACGATTAATATCTCTTCCTGCACTAATATCATTATTATACAAATTAGAAGCCTCAGGATCTGCACCTGGATAACTTGTTACTGTAAATAAGTTTTGAGCTGTGATAAAAACAGAAATATGATCGAAAAACTTAAGTTGATTTAAGGTTTCTTTAGGAAACGTATAACTAAAGTTTAATGTTTTTAATCTTAAATATGAAGCGTCATAAACGTAGTGCGATGATGTTCTGTCATTATTGTTTGGGTCAAAATATACCAGCCTCGGAATGTTTGTATCTGTGTTATCTGGTGTCCATGCATTTAAAATACTGGTATCTTTATTCTCTCCTATAAAAGTACTTGCAAAATTTGTCCCTCTCGCTAAGCTAAATGCTTCTATATCGTTCCCTACAGAAAACGTAAATAATGTAGATAAAGAAAATCCTTTGTAATAAAATGTATTATTGAAACCTCCGAAGAAATTGGGTTGAGTATCTCCAATAACTTCCTGATCTAAAGTAGTAATTCTACCATCAGGAGTTCCATCAGGTCCTGTTAAATCCTTAAATCTTATATCTCCAGGTGATGTTTGACTATTTTGATAAGTCCCTGTTGGTGATGCCGCATTCAAATCATCAATAACCTGTTGATCTTGAAAAAGTCCTTCAGATACATAACCATAAATTAAACCAATTGGACTTCCCTCTTTTAGCCTTCCACCACCAGGAAAACCTGTTAAAAAACCATTTTCATCTTTAAAATCATCAGAAATTCTGGTTAGTTTATTTTCGTTTTTACTCACGTTTAAAGACAAATTCCAAGTAAAATCATCAGTTTTGAACACATCTCCTTTTAATTCTAATTCTACCCCTGTGTTTTTGGTATCTCCTAAATTACCAATAATAGTTCTGTACCCGGTACTTCCAGGTGTAATAGCTGTAAAAAGGGCGTCTTTTGTTTCTTTGGAATAATATCCTATTCCTCCATTTAGCCTCCCTTTAAAAAAAGAAAAGTCTAAACCAAAATCTAATTGTTCTGTTGTTTCCCATTTTAAGTTAGCATTACCTAATTGAGTAATTATTACCGAGGGATCTGACCCATAATTTTCAGCTTCAAAAAGTGTTCGCCATGCATAATCTCCAAAATCTTGCTGTCCTGTTGTTCCAAAACTTGCTCTTAACTTTAATTCATCAATAAATGAGGCATTACTTAAAAAGTCTTCATTTGAGATTCTCCAAGCAACGGCTGCTGCAGGGAAGAAAGCATATTGATTATCTGGTGCAAACTTTGATGACCCATCTATACGCCCAGATAAGGTTAGTAAATATTTATTATCAAAATCATAATTTACTCTTCCAAAATAAGAAGATAATCCAGAACCAGATTCATAAGAAGAGGCATCTGTAAAAACAGTAGCGTTTGAAATATTGGTTAAAACTTCATTGAAGAATCCTTCTCCCCAACCTTTTATGTTTGAACGTTTATTTTTTTCAAAAGACACTCCTAAAACTGCATTAATATTATGTTTTCCAAATAATCTGTCATAAGTTAATGTTCCTTGCAACATAGTATTTACACTTCTACTCCTACTTTCTTGGGCATAGCCATTACCGTTACCTTGATTTCTATCCCAACCACCTATAAATGTAAAAAGCGGATAGAAGCTTTGTTGGTTGCCTGAATTGTAGTTTACCGAAAAAAAAGTCTTAAAATCTAACCCTTCAGTCAGCTCTAATTGAGTGTATAAAGAACCTAATAATAAGAATGTTTTATTATTATTAGTTACTTTAGAGCGTGCTACTGGATTCTCCATACTATATTGAGTTGAGAAAGAGTAGTTTCCTTCTTTATCAAATACAGGAAGGTCTGGTCTAAAATCATAAGTAAGTTGAGTAAGCCCTCCATCTGCAGCATCTTGTTCTGTAGAAGACAGGTTTACTTTGGTTCCAAACTTCCATTTATCTGTAATTTTTGTATCTAAATTTAATGTAAAAGAGTACCTGTCAAAACCTGTATTTCTATAAACACCATCTTGTGTGTTAATTCCTAAAGATGTAGAATATCTTGTTTTTTCTGACCCACCAAGTACCCTTAGGTTGTAACTGGTAGAAACTGGTGCACCCGGACTTACTTCTTCTTCCCAATTAGTATCTGCATTGCCAAAATAAGAGCCATCTAAAACTGCACTAGTAAAAGCATCATTTCTTGTACCATTTTCAACAGCTGTTGTCCAAGCTCGTTTAAATTGAGCAGCATTTAAGACCTCTAAAGTCCTTGCACTTTGTGTAGTTACAGAAACATCAGCCTCAAACTTAGTTTTACCAAAATAAACACCCTGTTTTGTATTTATAATAATTACACCATTGGCTGCTCGTGAGCCATAAATAGCCGCAGCAGAAGCATCTTTTAAAATACTAATAGACTCTATATCTGATGCGTTAATATTACCAATAGGTGTACTGATACCCTCATTATCGAGCTCACTACCTAACCTATTTCCTTCTGATCCCCCTTTAGGTATATTACTACTCGGTACCACTGGAATACCATCAATAACATACAATGGTTGATTAGACCCAAGTAACGACGTATTACCTCTAATTCTAATTCGAGTTGCCGCTCCAGGTTGCCCAGAAGAACTTGTTACGTGAACACCTGCAACCTGACCTTGTAGTGCATTGTCTAAATTAACTGTAGCTGCTTGATTGGTTATACTTTTAACATCAACAGTACCTACTGAACCTGTTAGGTTTTGGCGTTTAACTTTACCATATCCAACAATGACTGTTTCCTCAAGACTTTCAAGTGCTTCTTGTAATTGAATATTAATAACCTTTCTGTTACCAATTTCGACATCTTTAGTTTCATGACCTATAAACGAAACGGTTAATGTTTTTGCATCTTCTGCTAAAGCGATTCTGAAGTTACCATCAAAATCTGTACTAGCTCCTATATCTGTCCCTTTTAATATAACAGTTGCCCCTATTAATGGCTCACCATAAGCATTGGTTATTTTCCCTGTTATGTATTCTTGAAATAACCTACTAACAGAATTTTTAAGCTTTTCTATAAACAAAGAGCTTTTGTTCTTGGGAAACAAGATAATTTGTTTATCAGTTACTTTAAAATCAATACTTTCTTTTTTAAAAAGCTTTTTTAATACTTTAGAAAGCATTTCTTTGTTTGATGAAATGCTTACCGTTTTATGTTTTTTGAACACATTATTTTCATAAAGAAATTTAAACCCTGTTTTCTGTTCAATTTCAGTTAAAACATCTTCAAGCTTCATTTTTTTACAATCTAAAGTAACTTTTACATTTTGAGAATATGTATTGGCATGAACCTGAAACAATGTTAAAAAAAACAAAATATATGTGAGCTTCATTTTTAAACTTAGTTTGGGGAGATATCGTATTTCACTTATCCCAATGATGATTTTTTTCATACTTTTGGTTTGATTTAATTGTGTTAGACATTTGAATCACTTTTTTAATCGGAGAATGTTGCAGCATTTTCCGGTTTTATTTTTTATACTGAGGTTTAATTTTTAGTTAGCTTTTTATCATATTATTTTCAGTTTTTATGGATTAATTATTATTTTATTTTCATCAAATTTATATGTGAATTTCCCAGAGTAACTTAAACTTTCCATAACCTGTTCAATATCTTCAACATCAAATTTTGCTGTAAAAAACCTGTTTTTCAAGGCGGTATTGTTATTTATGAATTCTACATTATACTGTCGCTCTAATTTTTTTAATATGGCACTAAACTCAACTTCATAAAGGATAAGCCTGCCACTAATCCAAGCTAAATGCGTTTCTACATCTGTCTCTGTAACTTGTATAGTTTTATTTATTTTATTCCAAGCGGCTTTATTACCTGGCTTTAGTAAAGTTGCACTTTCAGGTTTATAGGTTTCTCCTGTTTTATATGTACTTACTGAACCTTCAACCAATACTGTGTTTATATTATTATCTTCGGGGTAAGACGATATATTAAATTTAGTACCCAACACACGCACATCAATTTCATTAGCACTAACAATAAACGGATGCTTAGTATCTTTTGCCACTTTAAAAAAAGCTTCACCACTTAAAAATACATGTCTATTTTTTCCTTTTATAAAATTAACGGGATATTTCAACGATGATCCTGAGTTTAAACTTACTATTGTTCCGTCTGATAATTGCACTTCAAATCTTTTCCCATAAGGGACTGCTAGGGTATTATAAATCAATGTATCGTTTTCATCATTGCTATTATATGCTAGTTGTTTTCCTGATTGAACACCTATAACACGTCCATTAACCTCAATAACTTCAACTGCCTCATCATCATTTATAACTTTAATATTACCATCGTTTAGCTGAAGCGTTATGCTTTCTTCAGGAAGAATAAGTTTGTCATAACTTGTAAAATAACCCTGTATATAACCATATCCTATAGATAAAAATATGAGTATTAATGCAGCATATTTTAAAAGGTTCATTTTTATCTTAGCCAAACGATTTGCAGATTTTCCTATTTTAATAACCCGTAACAAATTTGCCTTAGTTTGGGCAGAATTATATTTTTTCATATTATAGTTAATAGCATAATTAGTTCTTACATAATCGTTAAACAATTTTATATTATCAGGATTATTAAGCCATAGTGAAAGAGTATCCAACTCGCTTGAGTTTGCTTGGTTGATAAGGTATTTTACTATTATTTTTTCGGTTTCTGGAGAAATCATTCAACTCTACTATTTTATAGTATTACGAACCTATTTTACCTTACCCTAACTTTTTCTTAATATTTTTTTTATTTTGCAGAAGAAATTTTATAAAATGCCATATTTTTCAACAGATAATGCATCACTAATTAAAGCCCTTAAAATAGGGAAAACAGAAGCCTACACTTTTTTAGTTGAACAATACAACCAAAAATTATGTGTTTATGCCTTTAGCTTATCACATGACCACAATCTTGCCGAAGATATTGTGCAAAATGTGTTTATTCGTGTTTGGCAACAAAGACACAAACTTAAAAGCGAGTTTGCTATACAAAGTTTTCTCTATAAATTAGTTTACAATGAATTTATTGATCAGTATCGCAAGTTGAAATCTACTATGGCAATTGAGAAAAAACATATTGATGCTTTGGATATTATTTTAGAAGAAGATGATAAAACTGGTATTGAAAAGTTAATAAAACTGGTTAAAAGAGAAATAGAAAATTTACCTCCAAAATGCAAACAGGTTTTTTTATTAAGTAAACAAGATGGTTTAACCAACATTGAAATTGCAGAATACTTAAATATATCTATTAAAACTGTTGAAGCACAAATAACAAAAGCCTTTTCAATTATCCGCAAAAAAGTAGGCGAAAAAACCAATGGTATTTTGTTTTTACTTTTTGGAAAAAATTATGTAACCACTTTTATATAACTATTCAATAACACAAAAGCTTTTATTTAAAAATGCCCTAGAATTATCTCCTCCTTAAACTAAACAACAAGTTAACATATGGATGATAACCTTTTTCTATAGACTTTTGTCATAAAAAAGGTAACACCTTTAACATAACTAAAAGTAATCTAATCAAGTGGTATAAATTGAGACCAATAAAAAAGTCGAAGACTTCTCTTCGACTTTTAGTACGGGCGGAGAGACTCGAACTCTCACACCTCACGGCACTAGATCCTAAGTCTAGCGTGTCTACCAATTCCACCACGCCCGCGTACTTTTGAAATTGTGGATGCAAATATAAACAATACTTGCAAACTACAAAGAAGAAGTATACTATTTTTCTTATTTTTGATGCTAATTAATATATAACACATGCAAAACGTAAAAGATTATATTACTCAACATAAAGATCGCTTTATTAATGAGCTTATCGATTTATTAAAAATTCCTTCAGTAAGTGCTGATCCTGCCTACAATCAAGATGTATTAAACACCGCTGATACTATTAAAGAAAGTTTAGAAAAAGCAGGATGTGATAAAGTAGAAATTTGCGAAACTCCTGGGTATCCTATTGTTTATGGAGAAAAAATAATAGATCCTAATTTACCAACAGTCTTGGTTTATGGTCATTACGACGTACAACCAGCAGACCCTATCGATTTATGGACCTCACCTCCTTTTGAGCCTGTGATTAAAAAAACAGACATTCACCCTGAAGGAGCCATTTTTGCACGCGGTGCTTGTGACGATAAAGGGCAAATGTATATGCATGTAAAGGCATTAGAATACATGACTCATACTGGCAACCTACCTTGTAACGTGAAATTTATGATTGAAGGTGAAGAAGAAGTAGGTTCAGAAAGTTTAGCGTGGTTTGTTCCTAGAAACAAAGAGAAACTTGCCAACGACGTGATTTTAATTTCTGATACAGGAATGATTGCCAACGACATTCCTTCAATTACTACTGGTTTACGTGGATTAAGTTATGTAGAAGTAGAAGTCACTGGACCTAATAGAGACTTACATTCTGGTTTATATGGAGGTGCTGTAGCAAACCCTATCAACATTTTAACACAAATGATTGCTTCATTACACGATGAAAATAATCATATTACCATCCCAGGATTTTATGATAAAGTAGAAGAATTGTCTCGTGAAGAGCGTGATGAAATGGCGAAAGCACCTTTCTCATTAGAAGAATACAAGGCTGCTTTAGATATTGATGATGTTCATGGAGAAGCTGGTTACACTACTAACGAGCGTAACTCTATTCGCCCTACTTTAGACGTAAACGGAATTTGGGGAGGATATACAGGTGAAGGAGCAAAAACTGTAATTGCTTCAAAAGCGTACGCAAAAATTTCAATGCGTTTAGTACCAGGACAAGAATGGGAAGAAATTACTGAATTGTTCAAAAAACACTTTGAAAGTATCGCTCCTAAATCAGTAAAAGTAGAAGTAAAACCTCATCATGGAGGACAAGGATATGTAACTCCAATTGATAATATTGGTTACCAGGCAGCAAGCAAAGCGTATCAAGAAACCTTCGGAGTTACTCCTATTCCACAACGCAGTGGAGGAAGTATTCCTATCGTTGCTTTATTTGAACAAGAATTAAAGAGTAAGACTATTTTAATGGGATTCGGATTAAATTCTGATGCCATTCACTCACCAAACGAGCATTTTGGAGTGTGGAATTACTTAAAAGGAATTGAAACCATTCCGTATTTTTATCAATATTTTACGGAATTATCAAAATAATTCATCTTTAATAACATCAATAAGATAGTCTTGAAAATCCCTCAAGGCTATTTTTTTTTGCAATATTTTAAACTCTACACTTGTAGAATTAAAATTTATTTCTACATTTGTAGAATACAATTCAAATTTTATCGAAATGCAATTATCGAAAACTGAAGAACAAGTGATGCAATATTTATGGAAACTAAAAAAAGCTTTTATGAAAGATATTTTAGCAGAATTTCCTGAACCAAAACCTGCCACAACTACAGTTGCTACACTATTAAAAAGAATGAAAGATAAAGGATTTGTAGATTATACACTGGATGGAAAATCAAGAGAATATTTTCCTTTGGTAAAAAAGTCAGACTACTTTTCAAAGCATGTAAACGGATTGATTAAAAACTTCTTTAATAACTCTGCTAGTCAATTTGCTTCATTTTTTACTGAAAAAACAGATTTATCAGTTTCAGAATTAGAAGATTTAAAAAAAATTATCGATCAGCAAATTAAAAAGCAACAATAATGATAACGTATTTTATCAAATCAGGAATTTGTTTAGCATTGCTGCTTCTCTTTTATCATTTGATATTAGAACGAGAAAAAATGCACCAATTCAATCGGTTTTATTTATTAGGTAGTGTATTATTTTCGTTTATAGCTCCTTTTTATAAGATCTATATAGAAACTATTCCGAATACTTTAAAGGCTGTCCCTTCCTTGATTACAGATTCAAATTTGGATGTAAATCCTGTTAAGGAAATTAGCTATACCCAATATTTATTTCTTGGATATACAATTGTAGCAATCATTTTATTAATCCGCTTTACAAAAAACCTATTTAATATCTTTTTAAAGATAAAACAGTATAAAAAAATAAAAAAAGACAAAGCTACCCTTGTTTTAGTTGACGATTTAATTAGTCCACACACCTTTTGGAACTACATTTTTATCAACAAAGAGGAATACAATTCAAACAAGATTGAAACTGAACTCTATACCCACGAATTAACACATGCTTTGCAAAAGCATACGTTTGATATCTTATTGATTGAACTTTTACAAATTATTTTTTGGATCAATCCAACATTTATATTTCTTAAAAAAGCAATAAAACTAAATCATGAGTTTTTAGCAGACAACAAAGTGATTATTACACATAAAAATACTACTAAGTATCAGTATTTACTATTAAATAGAGCTACTTGGAACAACGAATATTACTTGGCCAGTAATTTGAATTATTTATTAACTAAAAAAAGATTATTAATGATGACAAAACAAAGTTCTCGTACCAAAATTTTGCTAAAAAAACTGGCAGTAATACCAGTAATAGCAGGATTCGCTTTTCTCTTTGCTGAAAGAGTTGAAGCAGAAACAACAAAAAAACATGTACTCTCTACTGAAACTTCAAAAGATTCAATTCCTTCATCAGTAACAGTGTATAAAAAAAGTATTAATCATGAAGACGCGGAAATAACTTATCATGATGAAAAAGGAAATAAAATAACTAAAAAAATCTCAGAATTAACAGAGAATGAAAAGGGACAACTCCCTCCACCTCCAAGCCCTACAAGTAGAATTGTTATAAAAGGTGAAGCTTTAAACATACCTCCACCTCCACCCCATAGCTATGAAGTTATTAGAGAAGAAGAAACCTCAAACATTCCACCTCCTTCAATAAATGCTATCGAATACATATATCAAAACAAAAATGCTGATTTCTATTTCGATGACAAAAAGCTGAGTTATAATGAAGTTATTAAGTTAATTAAAAATAAAAAAGGACTAAGAACCTTAATACAAACTAAAAACAACAAAAAAATCATCAAGTTTTATAGCAAAAAAGTTACTAAAAACACAAATAACATTAACACCTCTGATATAAAATATTACTTAGATGGTAAACTTATTTCTAAAGAAAAATTACACAAAATTGCACCTAAAGACATAAGAAAAGTTGATGTTAAAAAAAATAAAGATGGTACAGGGTTAGTATATGTAACCAGCAACAAATAACTGATATTCAAAACACATACTTGTTAAAAGCCTCTTAAATGAGGCCTTTTTTGTAACAAAATCTTAAATCTGTCGTTATTAAGCTATAAGCTTATTTTATGTTAAAACGATTTTTCCTTCTTTGTTCTGGAGCTGATTTAGATTTGCTTGAAAATTGTGCTAATGGTGAACAAAACAAATATGCTGGTATTGGTGCTACCGTTTTCTTCACTGCTTTAATGGCTACCATTGCTTCTGCTTATGCTTTATTTACAGTTTTTGATAATATTTACACCGCTATTTTCTTTGGTATTGTTTGGGGGTTACTCATTTTTAATTTAGATAGATTTATTGTTTCTACTATTAAAAAAAGAGAGTCTAAACGAAAAGAACTTATACAAATACTTCCTAGATTGTTACTTGCTATGATAATTGCTGTGGTGATTTCTAAACCATTAGAATTAAAAATTTTCGAAAAGGAAATCAATCAAGTATTACTGACTGAAAAAAATCAGATGACTTTGGATAACAAAACTCAAATTGCACAACAATTCACTCCTGAAATAACAAAAATTAATTCTGAAATCACTTCTTTAAAAGATGAGGTCACAACGAAAGAAAGCGAGGTAAATAAATTATATGAAACCTATATAGCTGAAGCCGAAGGAAGAAAAGGCACCAAATTAATTGGCAGAGGACCTGTTTACAAAGAAAAAAGAGATAAACACGATACTGCCCTTGCAGAACTTAATCAATTAAAAGCTGAAAATACCGAAAAAATAAAACAGAAAGAAACTGCTATTGCTAATTTGATCGAAAGTCAAAAATTAAAAGAAACACAAACACAACCTATTATTTCTAATTTTGATGGATTAATGGCTCGTGTTAATGCTTTAAACAAACTACCTTGGCTACCTTCTTTCTTTATCTTCCTACTATTTTTAGCAATAGAAACTGCTCCTATTTTTGCCAAACTTATTAGCTCAAAAAGTGAATACGATTATAAATTGGAAAACCATGAATCTCAAGTTAAAACTTGGATTCAACAACAAGTTCATCAACGAGAAGCTATTTTACACACTGATATAGACCTCAACAACAAAATATACTCTGATTTAAAAACAGAAGAAGAACTCTACAATTATAAACAAAAGATGGCTCGTAACCTTATGAAGCTACAGGCTGATTCTTTTTATAAAAATCAACAAAATATTTTATAAACAAATGTAATTTTTACAATTATATTTATTTTTATATTTTCGTTCCCTACGAAAACAAAATAAATTAATTGCATGAAAATCAACACACTCACTATTTTTTTAATAGTGTTTATGCTATGTAGCAATATCTTTTCTCAAGAGAAGCAAAATCTTTCCTCTATTTCTATTCCAAAGGAGCTAAAAGAAAGTGCAAATGCTATAATTAGACTAAACAAAACAATAATAGATGTAGAATCTATGGACCACCTTGTTGTTAAGCAACAAAGAATAGTTACTGTTCTTAATAAGCTAGGCAAAAAACACATTAGCGCGTACAAACACTATAACAATGATACCAAGATAACTAAGTTATCAGCTATTATTTATGATGCGTTAGGAAATAAAATTAAAAAATATTCTAAAAGTGATTTTCAAGATGTGAGTGCTATTGACGGTGGGACTTTATATTCTGACTCTAGAGTTAAGTTTTTAGAACACACACCAACTTCATATCCTTACACTGTTGTTTTTGAATCTGAATATAAAAACTCGTCAACAGGGTTTATTCCTAAGTGGTTTCCAATTGAAAATTACAATTTAGCGATTGAAAAAAGTATTTATATATTAAATAATCCTCAAAATATTCCATTTAGAAAAAGAGAA
Encoded proteins:
- a CDS encoding FecR family protein, translated to MISPETEKIIVKYLINQANSSELDTLSLWLNNPDNIKLFNDYVRTNYAINYNMKKYNSAQTKANLLRVIKIGKSANRLAKIKMNLLKYAALILIFLSIGYGYIQGYFTSYDKLILPEESITLQLNDGNIKVINDDEAVEVIEVNGRVIGVQSGKQLAYNSNDENDTLIYNTLAVPYGKRFEVQLSDGTIVSLNSGSSLKYPVNFIKGKNRHVFLSGEAFFKVAKDTKHPFIVSANEIDVRVLGTKFNISSYPEDNNINTVLVEGSVSTYKTGETYKPESATLLKPGNKAAWNKINKTIQVTETDVETHLAWISGRLILYEVEFSAILKKLERQYNVEFINNNTALKNRFFTAKFDVEDIEQVMESLSYSGKFTYKFDENKIIINP
- a CDS encoding RNA polymerase sigma factor, giving the protein MPYFSTDNASLIKALKIGKTEAYTFLVEQYNQKLCVYAFSLSHDHNLAEDIVQNVFIRVWQQRHKLKSEFAIQSFLYKLVYNEFIDQYRKLKSTMAIEKKHIDALDIILEEDDKTGIEKLIKLVKREIENLPPKCKQVFLLSKQDGLTNIEIAEYLNISIKTVEAQITKAFSIIRKKVGEKTNGILFLLFGKNYVTTFI
- a CDS encoding dipeptidase codes for the protein MQNVKDYITQHKDRFINELIDLLKIPSVSADPAYNQDVLNTADTIKESLEKAGCDKVEICETPGYPIVYGEKIIDPNLPTVLVYGHYDVQPADPIDLWTSPPFEPVIKKTDIHPEGAIFARGACDDKGQMYMHVKALEYMTHTGNLPCNVKFMIEGEEEVGSESLAWFVPRNKEKLANDVILISDTGMIANDIPSITTGLRGLSYVEVEVTGPNRDLHSGLYGGAVANPINILTQMIASLHDENNHITIPGFYDKVEELSREERDEMAKAPFSLEEYKAALDIDDVHGEAGYTTNERNSIRPTLDVNGIWGGYTGEGAKTVIASKAYAKISMRLVPGQEWEEITELFKKHFESIAPKSVKVEVKPHHGGQGYVTPIDNIGYQAASKAYQETFGVTPIPQRSGGSIPIVALFEQELKSKTILMGFGLNSDAIHSPNEHFGVWNYLKGIETIPYFYQYFTELSK
- a CDS encoding BlaI/MecI/CopY family transcriptional regulator → MQLSKTEEQVMQYLWKLKKAFMKDILAEFPEPKPATTTVATLLKRMKDKGFVDYTLDGKSREYFPLVKKSDYFSKHVNGLIKNFFNNSASQFASFFTEKTDLSVSELEDLKKIIDQQIKKQQ
- a CDS encoding M56 family metallopeptidase, yielding MITYFIKSGICLALLLLFYHLILEREKMHQFNRFYLLGSVLFSFIAPFYKIYIETIPNTLKAVPSLITDSNLDVNPVKEISYTQYLFLGYTIVAIILLIRFTKNLFNIFLKIKQYKKIKKDKATLVLVDDLISPHTFWNYIFINKEEYNSNKIETELYTHELTHALQKHTFDILLIELLQIIFWINPTFIFLKKAIKLNHEFLADNKVIITHKNTTKYQYLLLNRATWNNEYYLASNLNYLLTKKRLLMMTKQSSRTKILLKKLAVIPVIAGFAFLFAERVEAETTKKHVLSTETSKDSIPSSVTVYKKSINHEDAEITYHDEKGNKITKKISELTENEKGQLPPPPSPTSRIVIKGEALNIPPPPPHSYEVIREEETSNIPPPSINAIEYIYQNKNADFYFDDKKLSYNEVIKLIKNKKGLRTLIQTKNNKKIIKFYSKKVTKNTNNINTSDIKYYLDGKLISKEKLHKIAPKDIRKVDVKKNKDGTGLVYVTSNK